Proteins from one Peptostreptococcaceae bacterium genomic window:
- the fliI gene encoding flagellar protein export ATPase FliI: MENSRHFDLYHKALSGKSFYQKIGKVTQVIGLTIQVEGVKSFVGEVCRIEIDDHKHVLAEVVGFKNEKVLLMPLGDISGIGPGCRVVSTGKSLQIKVGENLLGKVLDGLGEPIDKEYLYLDKEVDIYRNPPNPLKRKSIKMPMCTGIRAIDGLLTCGEGQRLGIFAGSGVGKSILLGKIARSSNADVNVIALIGERNRELRNVLDKDLGEDGLKKSVVICATSDQPALVRLKGAFTATAIAEYYRDQGLKVMFMMDSVTRFAMAQREVGLAIGEPPTTKGYTPSVFALLPKLLERTGMAEKGSITAFYTVLVDGDDMNEPIADAVRGILDGHIVLSRKLAAKNHFPAIDVQESISRLMKQIVDKDYYEMAGRIRDSLTVYEKAEDLINVGAYVKGSNPKIDRAIALNDKLIEFLQQEVEEESSMKETLDAMKLLFIK; this comes from the coding sequence ATGGAAAATAGCCGACACTTCGATTTGTACCACAAGGCACTATCGGGTAAGTCATTTTATCAAAAAATCGGGAAGGTAACTCAAGTCATAGGTTTGACCATACAGGTTGAGGGAGTCAAAAGTTTTGTAGGAGAGGTCTGCCGCATTGAAATTGACGACCATAAGCATGTATTAGCGGAAGTAGTGGGCTTCAAAAACGAAAAAGTGCTGCTGATGCCTCTAGGGGATATCAGTGGGATTGGTCCAGGTTGCAGGGTGGTTTCCACGGGCAAGTCCCTGCAGATAAAGGTTGGAGAAAATCTTTTGGGAAAAGTTCTTGACGGATTAGGAGAACCTATCGATAAGGAATACTTGTATTTGGATAAGGAAGTAGACATCTATAGGAATCCTCCCAATCCATTGAAGCGCAAATCCATTAAAATGCCAATGTGCACCGGCATAAGGGCGATTGACGGGTTGTTGACTTGCGGAGAAGGTCAGAGGCTAGGCATTTTCGCCGGTAGCGGAGTAGGCAAGAGCATTCTTTTAGGCAAAATCGCAAGATCCTCTAATGCCGATGTCAATGTCATTGCTCTAATAGGAGAACGAAACCGAGAATTGCGCAATGTTTTGGACAAGGACCTGGGAGAGGATGGACTCAAGAAATCGGTTGTGATTTGCGCAACTTCGGATCAACCCGCTCTCGTCCGATTAAAGGGGGCTTTCACTGCTACAGCCATTGCCGAGTATTACAGGGACCAAGGACTGAAGGTCATGTTCATGATGGATTCAGTTACGCGTTTTGCAATGGCGCAGAGAGAAGTGGGCCTGGCTATTGGGGAACCGCCCACTACCAAAGGATACACTCCTTCGGTTTTCGCACTTTTACCTAAATTGCTGGAGCGGACCGGAATGGCTGAAAAGGGTTCCATTACAGCTTTTTATACAGTTCTGGTTGACGGTGACGACATGAATGAGCCCATTGCGGATGCAGTCCGGGGTATTTTGGATGGACATATTGTTCTGTCGAGGAAATTGGCGGCAAAGAATCATTTTCCTGCCATTGATGTGCAGGAAAGTATCAGCCGCCTTATGAAGCAGATAGTGGACAAAGATTATTATGAGATGGCCGGTAGAATCCGTGACAGCCTTACAGTTTATGAAAAAGCTGAAGATTTGATTAATGTTGGGGCCTATGTCAAAGGATCAAACCCCAAGATTGATAGAGCTATAGCTCTGAACGATAAATTGATAGAGTTTCTTCAACAGGAAGTAGAAGAAGAGTCTTCCATGAAAGAAACCTTGGACGCCATGAAACTTTTGTTCATAAAGTAG
- the fliJ gene encoding flagellar export protein FliJ, with amino-acid sequence MKGFDYTLENVLKLRIQTEVERLSEFSSAQRNYNEHMESVVKIESEIDGIIDSFQKAKPTQVASRKHYYFYLENLRFKKGQQNDLLHEAGKFCERKRQAFEKAQIKRKTIESHREKQLDVYKLGEKKKEECILDEMAVIAFKRRLEL; translated from the coding sequence ATGAAGGGATTCGACTATACATTGGAGAATGTGCTCAAACTTAGGATTCAAACCGAGGTTGAGCGTCTCTCTGAATTTTCGAGTGCTCAGCGAAATTACAACGAGCATATGGAGTCCGTTGTAAAAATTGAGTCGGAAATCGATGGCATCATCGATTCTTTTCAAAAAGCGAAACCGACCCAGGTAGCATCTAGGAAGCATTACTATTTTTATCTTGAGAATCTCCGGTTTAAGAAAGGACAACAGAATGATCTTTTGCATGAAGCTGGAAAGTTTTGCGAACGGAAACGTCAGGCTTTTGAAAAGGCTCAAATAAAGCGCAAGACAATCGAAAGCCATCGGGAAAAGCAATTGGACGTTTATAAGCTGGGGGAAAAGAAGAAAGAGGAGTGTATACTCGATGAAATGGCTGTAATCGCCTTCAAAAGGAGGCTTGAATTATAG
- a CDS encoding flagellar hook-length control protein FliK: MECAIKLNIGKKAEFTLSTGKAGKTDIGESVGKGERFEALMRRFMSVDGKNVETQVPTHKVLPEKDMLSALAGVQMEMKVIIEAVEIEDVTAGKELSEADFDKGKKTVGKVCLDNLGRFPEIPREFIKETGMMQDVNLKSESERLNDEAVAQPLEAGRGSEITDRTAGEWLQNPGAESVAVAGTFYAEQGLPDIVSEKRTVDKNAMFSPSAGVQENIQGLESKQPKNLETIAMNEDEKRFLHSARRQSVLNRLPEMQKQGQEETGTLQTGKGALVETGEMKNTAKPELKNTAKPELKNTAKPELKNGISEQAAKMVEGVPAIDTKIAGLETVKAETVDAARAITNFEEIGEKIEFGMNKARENGETVMRVRLKPEELGRIEIKLTNEDGAVKARIFVENEGVKEQLKNFLMDDRAFSRQNGLRLKEIEVSVFNQQTGNSEEFGQRAFDFQREARQDDFTDDFREERNDLLWQTEEGRGAQKGLDLFA; this comes from the coding sequence ATGGAATGCGCAATAAAATTGAATATAGGCAAAAAGGCGGAATTTACGCTGAGCACCGGGAAGGCAGGCAAGACTGATATAGGTGAATCCGTAGGAAAAGGTGAAAGATTCGAGGCTTTGATGCGCAGGTTTATGAGTGTAGACGGCAAGAACGTCGAAACCCAAGTACCGACGCACAAGGTATTGCCGGAAAAAGACATGTTGTCTGCATTGGCTGGTGTCCAGATGGAGATGAAGGTGATTATTGAAGCCGTAGAGATTGAGGATGTTACTGCGGGGAAGGAACTTTCGGAAGCTGATTTTGATAAAGGGAAAAAGACGGTCGGCAAAGTCTGTCTTGATAATCTTGGCAGATTTCCTGAGATACCGCGAGAATTCATTAAAGAAACCGGAATGATGCAGGATGTCAATTTGAAATCCGAATCAGAGAGGCTGAATGATGAGGCAGTCGCCCAGCCCCTTGAAGCAGGAAGAGGCAGTGAAATTACCGACAGGACTGCTGGTGAATGGTTGCAAAATCCGGGAGCTGAATCTGTTGCAGTGGCAGGGACTTTCTATGCTGAGCAAGGATTGCCTGATATCGTTTCCGAAAAGCGAACGGTAGACAAGAATGCAATGTTTTCACCGTCTGCGGGGGTACAGGAAAATATACAGGGATTGGAATCAAAGCAACCGAAAAATCTTGAAACTATCGCGATGAACGAAGACGAAAAAAGATTTTTACATTCCGCTAGGAGGCAGAGCGTTTTGAACCGCTTGCCTGAAATGCAAAAGCAAGGACAAGAAGAAACCGGCACATTGCAAACAGGGAAAGGCGCGCTCGTGGAAACCGGCGAAATGAAGAACACCGCAAAACCCGAACTGAAGAACACCGCAAAACCCGAACTGAAGAACACCGCAAAACCCGAACTGAAGAACGGAATTTCAGAGCAGGCTGCTAAAATGGTCGAGGGTGTACCTGCTATTGATACAAAAATTGCCGGATTGGAAACAGTCAAGGCGGAGACGGTTGATGCTGCGAGAGCAATTACAAATTTCGAGGAAATCGGTGAGAAGATTGAGTTTGGAATGAACAAAGCCCGTGAAAATGGAGAAACCGTAATGAGGGTGCGATTGAAGCCGGAGGAATTGGGCAGGATAGAAATTAAACTGACGAACGAGGACGGCGCGGTGAAGGCTCGGATTTTTGTGGAAAACGAAGGCGTCAAAGAACAATTGAAAAATTTTCTCATGGATGATAGGGCTTTTTCGAGGCAAAACGGTCTACGACTGAAAGAAATAGAAGTGAGTGTTTTCAATCAACAAACAGGCAATTCGGAGGAATTCGGACAAAGAGCTTTCGATTTTCAGAGAGAGGCCCGTCAAGATGATTTTACGGATGATTTTCGGGAAGAACGCAATGATTTGTTGTGGCAAACTGAAGAAGGGCGAGGCGCACAAAAGGGATTGGATTTATTCGCTTAG
- a CDS encoding flagellar biosynthesis protein FlgD has translation MMEVSNVSSYVDASQSSSSGQKLGKNEFFQILAAQLQFQDPMEGGDNSEYVAQLAQFSALEQMENLNLAIADLKNNQNLLFGSQMIGKTVEVVGENEIVKGEVQSVRVRESGLYIVVGDQEYVAEDILNMTLTPDEQVQQIIEGMEHIGQVLDQAFAPEPQVVI, from the coding sequence ATGATGGAAGTAAGCAACGTAAGCAGCTATGTGGATGCATCGCAAAGTAGCAGTAGCGGACAGAAACTCGGTAAAAATGAATTTTTTCAGATTCTTGCTGCACAGCTTCAGTTTCAGGATCCCATGGAAGGTGGGGATAATTCGGAATATGTGGCCCAATTGGCGCAGTTTTCTGCCCTTGAGCAGATGGAGAATTTAAATTTAGCCATTGCAGATTTGAAAAACAATCAGAACCTGCTTTTTGGAAGTCAGATGATAGGAAAGACTGTAGAGGTTGTGGGAGAAAATGAGATAGTCAAGGGAGAAGTCCAATCGGTCAGGGTTCGCGAATCGGGACTCTATATCGTAGTGGGGGACCAGGAATATGTGGCGGAGGACATACTGAACATGACTTTAACACCGGATGAACAGGTGCAGCAGATCATTGAAGGAATGGAGCATATTGGCCAGGTCTTGGATCAAGCCTTTGCACCGGAACCTCAAGTTGTTATCTAA
- a CDS encoding flagellar biosynthesis protein: MLYPVDRPGKSKNNGTDKANRGDGNFRQILNKTLDNKSELKVSAHALRRLEQRNLRLTENDMRNLEKAVDKAEAKGAKESLLLYKEMAFVASIHNRTIITAVGQKDAKENVFTNIDSAVIIDED; encoded by the coding sequence ATGCTTTATCCGGTTGACCGACCAGGGAAAAGCAAGAATAACGGCACTGACAAAGCAAACCGCGGTGACGGGAACTTCAGGCAGATTCTTAATAAGACATTAGATAATAAGTCGGAGCTGAAAGTTTCAGCACACGCACTCAGACGACTGGAACAGAGGAATTTAAGGCTTACGGAGAACGACATGAGGAATCTTGAAAAGGCAGTTGACAAGGCTGAAGCCAAGGGGGCAAAAGAATCATTGCTTCTTTACAAGGAAATGGCTTTTGTAGCAAGCATCCACAACCGTACAATAATTACGGCAGTGGGGCAGAAAGATGCAAAGGAAAACGTTTTTACAAACATAGACAGTGCAGTCATCATCGACGAAGATTGA
- a CDS encoding flagellar hook-basal body complex protein, with the protein MLRSLYAGVSGMRSNQVKMDVIGNNIANVNTTAFKSGRARFQDLFSQTLANAQMPSDTGLGGINPKQVGLGVGVAAIDTVMSGGSLKPTGRELDFAIEGEGFFVVSRDSAGDMKRYTRDGAFFTDYEGNLVNAEGLRVLGYAADGLTGSVGAYDHTGTTVITSPSDSTQSDLLVSICIPNEMTVGANTVSLETFSIDGSGLIQGIYSDGEVYSLGQIGIGKFKNPGGLDKLGGNTYRDTRNSGEVEVGVANENGFGAIRPGVLEMSNVDLANEFTEMIITSRAYQANAKTISTSDEMLQELINLKR; encoded by the coding sequence ATGTTAAGATCACTTTATGCAGGCGTAAGTGGAATGAGAAGCAATCAGGTAAAGATGGATGTAATAGGCAACAATATCGCAAACGTAAACACAACGGCATTCAAGTCGGGGCGAGCAAGGTTTCAGGATCTTTTCAGCCAGACTCTTGCAAACGCGCAGATGCCTTCCGATACAGGCCTGGGCGGAATAAACCCCAAGCAGGTTGGCCTTGGAGTTGGAGTTGCGGCGATTGACACGGTAATGAGCGGAGGCTCTCTTAAGCCTACGGGAAGAGAACTCGACTTCGCAATCGAAGGGGAAGGTTTCTTTGTGGTATCTCGGGATAGTGCAGGAGACATGAAGCGCTACACGCGCGACGGAGCCTTCTTCACCGACTACGAGGGTAATTTGGTTAATGCTGAGGGACTTCGCGTGCTTGGGTATGCTGCCGACGGATTGACTGGAAGCGTCGGGGCGTATGATCACACTGGCACAACCGTCATCACCAGCCCAAGCGATTCCACACAAAGCGATCTGCTGGTGTCCATATGCATTCCAAATGAAATGACCGTTGGGGCGAACACCGTCAGCTTGGAGACCTTTTCCATAGACGGTTCAGGATTGATACAAGGCATATACAGTGATGGAGAGGTATACTCATTGGGACAAATAGGCATTGGCAAATTCAAAAATCCGGGAGGGCTTGACAAGCTGGGAGGAAATACATACCGGGATACACGAAATTCGGGGGAAGTTGAAGTCGGAGTGGCTAACGAAAACGGCTTCGGAGCAATAAGGCCGGGAGTATTGGAAATGTCGAATGTGGACCTTGCCAATGAATTCACCGAGATGATAATCACCAGCCGGGCCTATCAGGCTAATGCGAAGACGATTTCGACCTCGGATGAAATGCTTCAGGAATTGATCAACCTCAAGCGATAA
- a CDS encoding flagellar FlbD family protein, with protein sequence MVRLTSLKGEPFYLNAELIEKIEEIPDTLITLTSGKKIRVSQKALEVVESVIAYRRKINGGL encoded by the coding sequence GTGGTAAGACTGACTTCATTAAAGGGTGAACCTTTTTATCTCAATGCAGAACTGATTGAAAAAATTGAGGAAATCCCTGATACTCTAATTACCTTGACAAGCGGCAAGAAAATCAGGGTAAGTCAAAAGGCGCTGGAAGTAGTGGAGAGCGTCATAGCCTACCGCAGAAAAATAAATGGCGGGCTTTAG